tacaaatcatcaaatatgagaatGGATATAGGGCACATCTACTGCATCCCTGACATTATTCAATTTTAGTATACTTTGTAGGATTTCACAGAGTTTTACAGCTTTGAAAAATGCCTCGAGTACATAAATGTTAATTTTATCTTATAACAGCTAGTTTATATACAATCAACTAGCATATTTCTTAGAATTTTTAGATGAGAAAGTGCCTAGATGGCAACATGATGCAACTTTTCATAAGTGTAGACAACAGAGtgcaacaagaaaaagaaaatcctaatAGAACAAAGATAAAATCTCTAAAGGTATGATAAACTACATATATCCAAAATGCAATAAGGTTACTTTAaaatatatagtatatgttagtgtcaAATTTAGGCATACAAAAACTGCAAATTGAATTTGAACTTTCCCTAGGCAGCAGGGGGCAAGCTAATGTAATGGTCCGGGGTTCATCTGAATTCAGTACAGTATTTTCGACGCGGAACATAATAGTATAGGTAAAAAACTAcgaaaattataataaatagtaCTAACTCAGATATAAACCCCATAACTTTATAATATAATGAATTCAATGCTAAAAACTTTAAATATTGAACCCGTAAAATTCAAATTCTGGATCCGCTTTTACGAATATACCTAATTTGCCATTGGGAGAACCCTAGCCTTGATGTCCTCCACAGTTAATCCTTTCTCGAAATATTCAATGTTAGAAGGATCAAAAGGTCCTTTTATTCTGTCTATACATTTTATCACTGCCCTAGCTGGAAGCACACTCTTTGATGGATCTGGACAAGTCCCATAActcaaacaagaagaaaaacctTTGAATATTAAAACTTCCACTTCTTCCTCATTCACAACAGCTTTCACAAGAAGAGCTTCATTTCTCACCGATTGACTATAAAACTCTAACATTGCTATTTCTGTATTGTGTCCATATTCTTgatcatcttcttcttcgtcgtcATCATTATCGTATATAACTCTCCTCCTTGCACGGCTAAATACGGCTGCCAGTGACCGTCCGGCTCTCGATTTCCGAGCAGTGGTGGAGGAGGAAGAGTGAAAGCTGACAGCAGTTCTAATTGAGATGTTATTATGGCTGGGAAAGTAAGGCAAAAGATAAGGTAAGCATTGTGAATTGCATGTTATTCTATGCTTCAACATGCTAGCCAAAGTAtaacttgtttttcttcttctgatGTTTTGTCcttatctttttttcttctttcttctttttgttccAAAATATTTTGGTGGGGGAAAATTGGAGGCAGTTTTAGGTAGCAATCCTAGGCATGCAAAGGGAAAGAGTGGCTCTAACAAAAGTTCCAGAGATAAAGTTTCTTATCATATGGGGTACCACCGTTGGCTTCAAATTTAGGCGGACCTACTTGTAATTTCAGATATTAAACTTCGgcaaaaattttatatatattagaTTAGTTAGTATTTAATGGGAGTATTAGAGAAGATGTTGTTTTGTTCCCACTTTTTTGTCTTATAtaattttactattttaaaaGATGTTTAAgaggaaaattagaaatttgactATTTTATTAATAGTAAAGATTGAGCACTATACTTGGGCTAATTGGGCTTTGGGCCTATTAAGTAGTCCGGAATTAATATTTGTAAAAATTATGTGTGATAGTCATTTTTTAAAATGATATTTACTTTTTATCCGGCATATAGCTACtaatatattaaaattaatatgaaaatgcgatgttaccctttcttctatctcttttccttCCCAGACCCTCTGTCAAGTCCTGATATGCCAATATTCCATTGCCACTTGTTCCTCTTTTTCAATGCCCAGCATTGACTGTGCTGACAACTCAATTGTGGTAGGTAACATCTTGAGCTCAAATAAATTTGCAAGTTGAACGCTAATGGAGATGAAGCTCAATAGCTGGGAATGAGGGAAATCatacaaacaaaaaagaaattttCAGGTAGAAAATACGCAAAGATAATTAAAGGGGGAATTAAGATCAAAACACGGGGTAATCCTTAACTTAGACTTACAAATTCATAAATTAAGGATAGCTAGTCCTAAACTtacagtaacaagctcataagttaaggacacttggtcctgaactttatgagcagaagggtattttcgttcGGACGGATAAAAGTTTATTAAaacagtggctaaagactaaagatattttaaacagttgcttaaaaataaatacatGTCTTATAACTAGCTAAATGTGCACTTTCCCCTTAATATTTTAGTCAcctattatttattaattaattgaaaacattttaaattaaatttagaAAACGTTTTTTAACagctttcttttttaaatttaaaaaggtGACTATTGGTTTTTAAAGGTGCATGTTATGAAAAGATGAGTATGTTTATTCCAACAGACTCCTAGAGGTATTATAAATACTCATATTATCTACAAAACGAAATCATCTGAAAAtttccatctctttctcttctaCTTATTTTCTACAACTCACATATATTCTATTCTTGTGGAAAATTCGAGTTAACGGTTGAAACTCGAATTTCAGAGGCTTTGTAAAATTCTAGAGGAATTCTGCTATTATCCCTACAATAACAAAGTGAGAAGCTTAAATTACTTAAGGACAGTGATTACACCACCGAAGCCAGATTATTTCATCCCATTATTTTTCTAACAGTATATATGTGTGAATATCTTGAAAATAATTGTATTAATAACTTGGCACCTTGAACACTAAAAGTCTTTAAGAAGTAGTGGTTGAGCAGTTTGCTCAAATTTCCTAGAAAATATAtttagaagaattaacccaaatatcCGCCCACCTAacaacttaaactaaaaatagccggtggAGGTATAATGTatacataatttatgtattatatatgtgTAATTATGTATAATAAATTTATAATCTATGTTATGTCTAAAAAAAGTAAACAGTGGATATGACCGGCTATTTGTATAAAGTCCCAAAAAAGAAGACACTATAGTACTCCTATCGCGTTAAAATTCTAGGTCCGCTTCCAATGCATTTTCTTATGGATAATGTGAGCAAAAAATAGAGTATAATATAGGAAGAATCATTTGCTTGTTTTAGACTTTGACTTGCTAATTAATTACATGAACCAAATTTGAAATAGTTTAATAGAACAAAACTTGATTATACCTTTATTTATCTTTGCAGATGATAGCAACCTTGAAACAGTGCTTGGGTGTATTGAAATAATTTAATAGTATGAATTAAATctcaaatattttttattttcggcGTTTTCTTTGTTGATTATGGGTTGTTCACAAGTAAACACGACAATTTACACTCTATTTTATCTAATAACTATAAGATAATATTTTGACAATTGGTGGAAAATGTTAAAGATGAGGAAGAATGTCTACAAGTTAAATGTGAAGGAGATGTTTGATTTTTCAGACAATCAAGCTAGAGACGAAAGAATAGAATTTATAGGCCCAATTGGATTAGAAAATTCCCGCCCTTTAATGTGACAAAATATGTTTGAGATCATATATATGGTTTGAAATACAATTTGATAAAAGCAAAACTCAATCAACTATATTTAGTTGAGCCGAGCTGAGATGTTTGCTAGGACACTAGCTTAGTGGAATAAGTTCATGACTATTCAAAATGTTGACGGTAACACTTCTAGTAATTTTTTGATTAAAAGCAAAAATCAATCAACTATGCCCTCTCAACTCTAAACTAGTTATGTTGGCTATATGAATCTTTTAGTTCTGCTATATTCTGGTAACATCTACCAAAGAAGTAGCAAAATAGCATCTTTGAATTGTGTGTGACCACTTAATGTAACAACATAAGTTTTTGAAAGTATATCAACACATCTCGCGTGCACCGGCGTACGCAAAAAATTTTGTAATTGGGATCAACATATACATTACAAGAAATTgcttattttgtgatttttttttttttttttttttgtaaatttgtgGCAATTTTTGACTCCCACAAAATGAATTGTGACGGTTTTAAAAATGCCACAGTTATATTTGCCATGAACTATTTTGCGACGGTATTTTAAAACCGCTATGACGACCgccataatttaaaattttaacttgTGACAATTTTTTAAGGCAAGTAATGGCGGTTTATacccaatatttttatttttcttattatctatatatatatatatataaaaaaaaaaaaaattgacgaaACGGTGTAATGTGACACAGCTTGAGATAAGGTGCTTACGCCCCTTCTCATATGTGAGTATATATGATTTCTTTACATGGGTTTAGTATGTGAAAGATAAAGGGGAGCGATGAGACTTGAATCTACGgcatctcttcttcttttttaagcTTTAAGATAAAATGTAGTAGGTTATGAAGTACAAAACACATTTTCACGCACATAATATTCTATTTATTTGTGTTTCTATGTTGCAATAGAATATATCCTCGTTATTACTTGCAATATCTGTTATGCGCATGAGCTCTTCTTAAGAAATGTGAAAAAACATCCACCAAATGACAAATAGTTGCATGTTGTAATTGAAAGTACACGAGGAGGGTGAGAATTGTCGTTTTTCCTTTTTATAATTGAGTAGTTGACTAGTTTATCAAGTAGTCGATCGAAAATAGAGGCAAGATGAAATTAAAGATAGAATGAAAAGTGCATAAATTAAATGACATCCCGGATTTTTATATTGGTTCGCAGTATAAAAATATCTCTTTCGATTTTACAGACTGCAACTTTGAGTTCCCAGTCTTTCTTTTCCCTATTGAGTCTCTATAATTCATTTAGCATTCTTTTGAGACTCTTTTAGGGTAAGATCAAGAATATCCTACAATTCATTACATCTATCAGAGTTATAGGATCTTACCTCACTTGTTTCACCTCGTGTCATGACGCAACTTTCAATTTCTTCCTTACTGTCATCGTATGATATATCTTCATCAGTCCAGCAACCAGAGTATTTGTTCGTTTCATTTTCCAAAATAGTCATGAAACACAAATTTTCTATTTATTCATGTCCTGAGTTGTCTTCATCGCTCCAGCTTCCGGaggatttattttaattgaaaccTCTAGAGACTTTTCTTTTGAGATCCGGGCATTCAGCTTGAACATGGTCATACCTTccatattcaaaatattttttattatttttgtcttGTTCATTGTATTGTCTGGTTCTTATGGATGACATTCTTCCCCTTTTTGTGTTTCTATATCTTCTCATCAATCCACGTATTTCTCGAGATCAtggcaatttcttcttcaagtGTCTCTGCGTCATCATCATTGTCATTCTTAGATCTTTCAGTTGTGGCTTTGAAAGcaacatttttcttcttttcttcctaaCCACATTTTTTTAGATGTGTTTTCTCAAAAGCTATAAGGTCTACACACAATTCATCATATGATAGTTTGTCCAGGTCGTGAGATTCAAGTGCAACTATTTTTGTTTGCCATGTAGTAGGCAGACTTCTTAGGATTTTTCGAACTTGTTCACCACTGGAGTATGGTCTACTAAAAGCTTTTAGATTCCCAATGATTTTGTTGAATCGTGCAAATATTTCCTCAATAGATTCACCCTCTTTCATCTGAAAGAGTTCAAAGTCATGAACCAATAGATTTATCCTTGTTTCTTTTACTTTGCTTGTTCCTTCATAGGTAACTTCCAGATTGTCCCACATTTTCTTGGTTGTGTCCAGCTTAAAATTTTCTCATATTCTTCTCCACTTATGGCATTATATAACAAATTTTGTGCCTTGGCATTACCTTGAATAACTGTTGTTTGCTCATTAGAGTAGTCATTTATATCTTCTAGATCAGTGGATGATTGTCCTTCAGCCTTCTTGTCAGATTTTGCTGTTGGAAGTGGGTAGTTTCCATTTTTGATAACATGTCACACTTTGACGTCATAGAACTTCGCATATATTTCCATGCGAACTTTCCAATAAGAGAAGTATTGTCCATTGAAATATGGCGCCCTTACGTAAGATGTCCTTTCTTGAAATAGTGTCCCAACAGTTGCTTAGTTTGACATGATCTATTCTCACTAGTTGTTAAGCAAAAGAGTAAATATGTGAGACCTActatgataccaattgaaagtacaagagaaGGGGTAAATTGTTTATTATTACCATTTCTCTTTCACAGCAAGCTGAACGTTTGACATGTCACAACAGATAGTGTGACTAgaaattcaaatataatatttttataagtaacaaaatcaaaaatattttttttctaagtaacaaattcaaatataattttcgAAGAATGTGTGTTTCAATTAATCTAGAAAAAGTGCCACGATGCACATATTGCGGTGAAGGTCTTTCTAAGACATATGCAGGACGAAGGCGCTGGTGCAGCCAAATTTTTTATTAAGtagtgtcaaaatataaaaaaagtaaaacaaattgagaaaataagaagagtcaatatatagtatatatacataaaaataaatttttgaccTTGTTAAATAATGAAGTTTTCCGGCGAAGGAATGTCAATTGACACCCCCATAACATAAGGTGGCTCCGCCAGTGCGTCGCATAGTATGCCACCAAATTGGAGTGAATTTGTGTTGATAGAACAAGCTATAAATACTTTGTTGTGAATCATTATTTGGCAGTTTAAATGCTGCTTCAAAACAAACAATGTCATTTTTCTTCTGATTGAAGAAATTCGGCCCTCTGAACCATTTGAAGTTCATTCTACACCTAAGAAATCCACCACTTTCTCCATTCAGTAGATTTCGTTAATACGAGTGTTACATCGACGTATATTATAATAAATTATGCATAATTGATTGAAGTATGTATGAGGTACATTTAAGATACTGGTGACAACAAAGGAAATGTAGCAGATAAATTATCCTGCTATATAACATGCCtgagtttatttatattttgtcaAGTATCTTTATCATTTTGCAGATTATGATATCTAGTGTTTGCAGATGATTTTTGAGTTTGGATTCTTGTAGGTGAATCTCAGCTCTATGTTTAATATCGCGCGGCTGTTTGTGGTCCTTTTGGTCACTGATTGCCCTTTGAGTAAGTGAAAAGAGCATGTTCTTGTTTTAATTGTGCATTGTTGGAAGCATTCATTGTCAATATCTcagttacagaagaaaaattcaaataaTAAAGCCACCTTTAGATATTGTTCTTCCCACCTAATTCTACTATGCTTCATAAAAGATCAAAGTAAAGAGTAGTATGTACtgattaaaaaattaaaatataaaatatgagtGTGTTACCACTAGCAAGTGCATTGTAGACTACCACTCTCTCTTCGTGGTAAACAATTCTCACTTCTTCAGTTAAAAATATATTACCACCATTTAGGTTTACGGTTATTTTAAGCCCTTAAAAGTTTTGTTCGGTTCAAAACCATGATATTCAATTTCATTGGTTGAACTGATTTTGGGCGAGATAATAGATGGACAGGTCATTGACCCATTCAAAAGTTACTTGGACTTGTTCAAAATGGGCTAAaatttgggagaaattcaaaaatagccagatttacaagtggtaattgaaaaatagtcacagtttcaaaacaaatcgaaatttagccacttttcatgtaaagataaatctgaacgaaaacactgtttaaaatggaactccagcataatatgctggaagtttatacacaggtgctccaatctccagtatattatgttggaattttcaGCGTgttagagttccagcataatatgctggaagttcatacataggtgtaccaatctccagtatattatgctggaccggtccgtgttgcagcaaaatagtgactatttttcaatgactttgcaaacggtGGCTATTTTGAATTATCAGTCCAAAAACTGACTAGCACGTACTATTTTTATctaaaatttgggtcatagcCCAACTCgcccaactttttttttttaagttttaattaatgtgtgttattttcttatgaattatttaagtatcaaataagacttttttttttcttttgttacagccatatataacatatcaaaccaAAAAATTATCTTTAAGATATTTTAGCAAAGTCACCCATGGATCATGGGCTAAAAATAAGCCTAACTTTAAATAGGCTGAGATAGGCTGGgtcaagtgtcacgacccgaaaattccaccctcgggaccgtgatggcgcataatatttcacttgttaggcaagctaacgttagtatagtttatccatttttaatagttcaaattaaataataataaataaaccgaaataattgaaataaattcTGAAGTAAAGTACGAAAAAACATAACTGAAATATCTAATACAACCccggatctggtgtcacaagtgcacgagctactagaatactaCAGATAAAGGTATGAATAAAAGTAAAGTTGtctaaaagaaaaatacacagctaagataaaggagaaggggacttcagggcaaCGAGCGCCGAGCAAATGTACCTCAAGACTCCACACTAACAGTCAACCCGAGCAATCTACTAACCGCCGCTGGGACCGActtcaaaatttgcacaagaagtgtagagtgtagtatgagtacaaccgacctcatgtactctgtaagtgtcgaggcTAACCTCGgcgaattagtgacgaggctaagacgggtcacttacaatataacttgtacgcaatataaAATAATGACAGAAACGGAAAATACGGAAACAAAATAAAGCAGTTAACtcatgaaaataactcaatcTTCGAAGAAAACCAGTAAATGCCAGAAATACAAATCGTTAGATTCTCATATGAAAGTACCAAAGCCAACACAAAACAATAAGGAATAGAAACACATaaactgttgcggcgcgcaacccgatcccaccgtacaacacatatcctcccttattccaccatataaatatcaataataataagtaaatatatgttgcggtgcacaacccaatcccaccatataatcagagtaAATATCATAATTctccttatttcacctgttgcgacgtgcaacccgatcccaccatatcaatacaCTACCGAAAAAAAAAGCATTTAGCGACGGCCGCTTTCCGTCGCTAAATCAATATTTTTCATCTCTACAGTTATTTAGCGACGGATTCAAGTTTGTCCCTAAAATGCTCGTAGCTAGGCTTATAGCGACGAAAAATACCAACCGTCGCAGAATTAGCGACGGATTAGCGACGACATATATCTGTAGCAAAAATTAGCGAGGGAAATAACCGTCGCTATATTGTTTGTTTTTGTCGCTATTTTGACGCCTTTCGTCGCTGCAATACATAACAAAATTCGTCGTTTGTTCTTATAGTGATGAAATCGTCCATCGCTAGACGTGCTATAGCTAATTCTCCCTGCTTTTTGTAACAAAAATCTTTTGTCCCCAATTCGTCGCAAGATTTAATTTTACGCGATGATTTTAGTTACGGAAAGTATCTGTCGctaatttattttaatatattgctgattttttaaaattctttttatttattattttaaatgtacTATGTTCAAGCATATTACATAAAAGCTATTAAATACACTTAATAAAAAGTCACtgatattaatataaattaacaATATATTCAACAAGGTCCAAAATATATAGCATAATGCATATAATAGTATCGTTAAGTACAAAAAATTCATAAGGACCAACAATAAAGTCCAAACAAAGTAGGCTAAGTATGTGAGGCTGGAGAGTTACGGTCATCATCAGAACCCAATGCATGAACCTCATCAATGTTAGCAGCAGTAGAAGATGTAGGAACTGTAGGTGCCACATCTAATGGGTGGTTGGTAAGATCAGTATTTGGCTGATGTGAGGGTAAGGAAACTAATTCGCGTACCCGCTCAATGATTACTGGAACTATATGATCTGTCAATGCAGGAATCAAAAGCATCACTAACTCATCCAGATTCCCTGTCGGTGTTGATTGAGAATTTGGAGGTATTGCTGATGATGTAGCATCAGATCCAAAAGAGCCATGAAGATTTGGCTCGTAGTAGCATTTTGCTTGAGATCCAAGACCAtatactcttcttttcttttctcctcccGCGGCTTGATAATATGTTTTACACTGATCAATATCAGATTGAGTTTATGTTTGTTGTTATAATATCTCCTAATATTTTTTCTGTAGAAGAGTTAATAATTAGTGAAATAAAAAGACTAAATAATATTGAGCATTCAatttataaaatgaaaaaaatatatgaaagtaAAGGCAATAAAATTATTCAAAAAGTTATCTTACATGTACGATTCGggatttctcaaaaataaaaaattttctATCATTACCATGTGTATGGACGTGCAAATGCAACTCACTTGGTGTGGATCTCGACCCTTTTTAACAGCCTATACAAAAGTTATTCAATTAAGAAGATAGAGCAACAAAAGCAAATGCTCAAAACTGATATGCATACTGTTAAAACACTAAGAAAATCAACCCCTTTAAAACGCACAGCTCATGCTAGTCTACAGAGCTAGATTCTGATTCATCATAATCAGATTGTGACTAATTAGAGTAGTATTCTGATTTATTAGTTCAATTCTACAGCTAGATTCAGAAGATGAAGTAGATGTGGCTCAAGGAGAGTTCAAACTAGATTGCCTCAAGCACATTCCAGTAGAACAACATATTCAAAAAGGTAAAGATTCAAAAATAACAATACAGTATACCATCAGTATACTGCTGAAAGAAAAAGGCTAGTAAGTATTACCTTTGAACCTCAATAAAGGGAACCTTAGAAAAAGGCTAGTAAGTATTACCTTTGAACCTCAATAAAGGGAACCTTAATGATCATTTCAGAGAATACAAATCCAGAGAACAacatattcaaaaagataaagaTTATATGAAGACTGAACAATATATTCACCTAGCATTGCATCCCATAGACTTATAAAAATAATAAGTTCCAATGTTGCATACTTACTATAAAGGGTAGCCTAGCACATGAAGCTAAACAAGTGTGAAACATTTGCCTGAAACTTATATATGGGGAGAAGCAGATTTCAGAATGTATAAAGAGGAAGAGTATAGGATTTCTATTTAAAAAACGGTTACATAAATATAACTCGCCATGACTACAGTAATCCCACTTCAGAAAGTCCTATGCATCCTACTAATAATTCCATCCCAATTTTTTCTAACAATAACAAACACCAAGGTCAAAGTCAGAGGAGCTCAAAAGCAGTTCTCCTAGGAAAGGGGAATACATTTTGGGGAGGGAAATCTAACAATAGTTGGTCTCATATGGGCAAGACAATCAAGTTAGAAATTTTATCCTTCTTAACTATCTCAAATTAAAAAAATGATCTTGTTCTTTATAAAGTTTGCAGTGAACTTACGCATCCAGCACTACAGATTTGCAGATATCATTGCTACATGGGAGAAGATTGTGAGGTCCTACATCCTAGTGAGATGGCAATGTAGACCAAACGAAGCACTAACAATCCAGAGAAGCTTAAACATTCTAGAGAACATGGTCCAAAAATTAGAGAAGAACTGTGAACCTCTAGTTCATAAATTTTGAGCTTGGAACAATCATGGAAATAATCAATTAACACTTTGGCTAGTTGACAAAATTCTACTAATTCTAACATGATTTATTCTTGAAAATATTGAGAGTTATGGACTAAAAAGACCATTAATTGGACCATTAACACTCAAGAATACATAAGAAAAAACCCATGTACTTGACATTGGTGCACAAAATTTTTCCAACGCAACAAATTTTTCCAACGCACAAAATTACAGGCAGACATGGCTATTTCTGCAGAATTTTAAGCTCATTGAAAGCAAATAAAATTACCAACAGTTCTCTTTAATAAGAAAAATAGTGTTCTAAGgggaaaaaataataacaaagaaTAGAGAAAATCTAGAATAAAGATGGAGAAACTTTGAAAAGAAAACACCAAA
The sequence above is drawn from the Nicotiana tabacum cultivar K326 chromosome 13, ASM71507v2, whole genome shotgun sequence genome and encodes:
- the LOC107782435 gene encoding uncharacterized protein LOC107782435, coding for MLFSGFVFSEMIIKVPFIEAVKKGRDPHQCKTYYQAAGGEKKRRVYGLGSQAKCYYEPNLHGSFGSDATSSAIPPNSQSTPTGNLDELVMLLIPALTDHIVPVIIERVRELVSLPSHQPNTDLTNHPLDVAPTVPTSSTAANIDEVHALGSDDDRNSPASHT